A genomic window from Spiroplasma helicoides includes:
- the nrdE gene encoding class 1b ribonucleoside-diphosphate reductase subunit alpha, with protein sequence MDTNKKVVSLSGNNESDEYITLNAKSKMFTEKGKDNFKLDVEAAKKYLENHVKPNTVNFNSTEERIKYLLENDYYEKEVIEKYTMDQIDHLTKEAYSFKREFPSFMGALKFYNAYGLKTFDGKKYLENYEDRVVMNALFLGNGNFDVAKAILKQIMLGRFQPATPTFLNAGKKQRGEYVSCYLIRVEDNMESISRAVTTSLQLSKRGGGVAVCLTNLREYGAPIKQIANQATGVIPVMKILEDSFSYANQLGQRQGAGAVYLQAHHPDIMSFLDTKRENADEKIRIKSLSLGVVIPDITFELAKNNEEMALFSPYDVERVYGKPMSDISITKEYHNMVKNPEIKKTYINARKLFQTIAELHFESGYPYILFDDTVNNRNAHASTGRIVMSNLCSEIVQVSTPSEYNEDLSFKKVGEDICCNLGSLNIAKVMESGQEFEDVVFRSIYSLDYVSRSTNLQSAPSIQKGNKSNHAVGLGAMNLHGFLATNFIYYNSKEAVDFTNMFFYTMAYHAFKASNKLAKEYGPFSTFKESSFADGSYFEKYTSCDDSKWTPETSTVKELFEKYNVSIPTKQDWVNLVEDIKVNGIANSHLMAVAPTGSISYLSSCTPSLQPVVSPVEVRKEGKLGRVYVPAYNISFENMSYYALGAYEVGPDPIIDIAAAAQQHVDQAISLTLFMKDTVTTRDLNKAYIKAFKQGCASIYYVRVRQEVLEDSEKYDCDACVI encoded by the coding sequence ATGGATACTAATAAAAAAGTTGTAAGCTTATCAGGAAATAATGAATCTGATGAATACATTACATTAAATGCTAAGTCAAAAATGTTTACAGAAAAAGGAAAAGATAATTTTAAACTTGATGTAGAGGCTGCCAAAAAATACTTGGAAAATCATGTTAAACCAAATACTGTAAACTTTAATTCAACTGAAGAAAGAATAAAATATTTATTAGAAAACGATTACTATGAAAAAGAAGTAATTGAAAAATATACTATGGATCAAATTGATCACTTAACAAAAGAAGCTTATTCATTTAAAAGAGAGTTTCCAAGTTTTATGGGTGCATTAAAATTTTATAATGCATACGGATTAAAAACATTTGATGGAAAAAAATATCTAGAAAATTATGAAGACAGAGTTGTTATGAATGCTTTGTTCTTAGGAAATGGAAATTTTGATGTTGCAAAAGCAATTTTAAAACAAATTATGCTAGGTAGATTTCAACCAGCAACACCAACATTTTTAAATGCTGGTAAAAAACAACGTGGAGAATATGTTTCATGTTATTTGATTAGAGTGGAAGATAACATGGAATCAATTAGTAGAGCTGTTACTACATCTTTACAACTATCAAAACGTGGTGGAGGAGTTGCTGTTTGTTTAACCAACCTTAGAGAATATGGGGCTCCAATTAAACAAATTGCTAACCAAGCAACAGGTGTAATTCCAGTTATGAAAATATTAGAAGATTCATTTTCATATGCAAATCAATTAGGTCAAAGACAAGGTGCTGGAGCTGTTTATTTACAAGCTCATCACCCAGACATAATGAGCTTCTTGGATACTAAAAGAGAAAATGCTGATGAAAAAATTCGTATTAAATCATTATCACTAGGAGTTGTAATACCAGATATTACTTTTGAACTAGCAAAAAACAACGAAGAAATGGCTTTATTTAGTCCATATGATGTTGAAAGAGTTTATGGTAAACCAATGTCAGATATTTCAATTACAAAAGAATATCACAACATGGTTAAAAATCCTGAAATCAAAAAAACATATATTAATGCTAGAAAGTTATTTCAAACAATAGCAGAATTACATTTTGAAAGTGGATATCCTTACATTTTATTTGACGATACTGTAAACAATAGAAATGCACATGCATCAACAGGAAGAATTGTTATGAGTAACTTGTGTAGTGAAATTGTACAAGTAAGTACTCCAAGTGAATACAATGAAGATCTATCATTTAAAAAAGTAGGAGAAGACATTTGTTGTAACCTTGGAAGTTTAAACATTGCTAAGGTTATGGAAAGTGGACAAGAGTTTGAAGATGTTGTATTTAGATCAATTTATTCTTTAGATTATGTTTCACGTTCAACAAACCTACAAAGTGCACCATCAATCCAAAAAGGAAATAAAAGTAATCACGCAGTTGGTTTGGGGGCAATGAATCTACATGGATTCTTAGCAACAAACTTTATTTACTACAATTCAAAAGAAGCTGTTGACTTTACAAACATGTTCTTTTACACAATGGCATATCACGCATTCAAAGCTTCAAATAAATTAGCTAAAGAATACGGACCATTCTCAACTTTTAAAGAGTCATCATTTGCTGATGGTAGTTATTTTGAGAAATACACTTCATGCGATGATTCAAAATGAACACCAGAAACTTCAACTGTTAAAGAATTATTTGAAAAATACAATGTATCAATACCAACTAAACAAGACTGAGTTAACTTAGTTGAAGACATCAAAGTAAACGGAATTGCAAACTCACATTTGATGGCAGTTGCTCCAACAGGTTCAATAAGTTATTTATCATCATGTACACCAAGTTTACAACCAGTTGTTTCACCGGTTGAAGTTAGAAAAGAAGGAAAACTTGGTAGAGTATATGTTCCCGCATATAACATTAGTTTTGAAAACATGAGTTACTATGCACTGGGAGCATATGAAGTTGGACCGGATCCAATTATTGATATTGCAGCTGCAGCACAACAACATGTTGACCAAGCCATATCATTAACATTATTTATGAAAGATACTGTAACAACAAGAGACCTAAACAAAGCATATATAAAAGCTTTCAAACAAGGCTGTGCTTCAATATACTACGTAAGAGTTAGACAAGAAGTATTAGAAGACAGTGAAAAATACGATTGCGATGCTTGTGTAATATAG
- the nrdI gene encoding class Ib ribonucleoside-diphosphate reductase assembly flavoprotein NrdI, translating into MHDDVIRIDSKNVKKPKGDILIVYFSSISNNTHRFILKLDLPNKRIPYDENENLYVDSDYVLIVPTYAGGGNIVAGAVPKQVKKFLTDEKNRSFCRGVIASGNTNFGDTFAIAGPILSKKLQVPLLYQFELLGTEHDVQEVKRILSDFWQR; encoded by the coding sequence ATGCATGATGATGTCATTCGAATTGATAGCAAAAATGTCAAAAAACCTAAGGGTGACATATTGATTGTTTACTTCTCATCAATTTCTAATAACACACACAGATTTATTCTTAAATTAGATTTACCTAATAAAAGAATACCTTATGACGAAAATGAGAATTTGTATGTTGATAGTGATTACGTTTTAATTGTTCCAACATATGCGGGCGGAGGAAATATTGTAGCAGGAGCTGTTCCAAAGCAAGTTAAAAAGTTTTTAACAGATGAAAAGAACAGAAGTTTTTGCCGAGGAGTAATTGCATCAGGAAATACCAATTTTGGTGACACATTTGCGATTGCCGGACCGATACTTTCTAAAAAACTGCAAGTGCCATTGCTATATCAATTTGAACTATTGGGCACTGAACACGATGTTCAAGAAGTCAAAAGAATTTTAAGTGACTTTTGACAAAGATAG
- the nrdF gene encoding class 1b ribonucleoside-diphosphate reductase subunit beta, with amino-acid sequence MAKQKNSYYNESVSPLEYALNGFKGKMRSVNWNVINDEKDLEVWNRITQNFWLPEKVPVSNDLKSWSELTPEWQQLITRTFTGLTLLDTIQATIGDIAQIDHSLTDHEQVIYTNFAFMVAVHARSYGTIFSTLCSSEQIEEAHEWVINTQSLQERADILIPYYTGKDPLKSKVAAALMPGFLLYGGFYLPFYLSARGKLPNTSDIIRLILRDKVIHNYYSGYKFQRKVEKLSPEKQKEMKEFVFDLLYKLIDLEKKYLIELYDGFGLADDAIRFSVYNAGKFLQNLGYDSPFTEEETRIEPEIFTQLSARTDENHDFFSGNGSSYIMGVTEETIDEDWEF; translated from the coding sequence ATGGCAAAACAAAAGAATAGTTACTACAACGAATCAGTTTCACCACTTGAGTATGCATTAAATGGATTTAAGGGCAAAATGAGGTCAGTTAACTGAAACGTTATCAATGATGAAAAAGATTTAGAAGTATGAAATAGAATAACTCAAAACTTTTGGTTACCAGAAAAAGTACCAGTATCTAATGATTTAAAATCATGATCAGAATTAACTCCAGAATGACAACAATTAATAACAAGAACATTCACGGGGTTAACTTTGTTGGATACGATACAGGCTACTATTGGAGATATTGCTCAAATAGATCACTCACTTACAGATCATGAGCAAGTTATTTATACTAATTTTGCGTTTATGGTTGCGGTTCACGCAAGAAGTTATGGAACAATATTCTCAACTTTATGTTCAAGTGAACAAATTGAAGAAGCTCATGAGTGAGTTATTAATACACAATCTCTACAAGAAAGAGCAGATATTTTAATTCCTTACTATACAGGTAAAGATCCTTTAAAATCAAAGGTTGCAGCGGCACTAATGCCAGGGTTTTTATTATATGGGGGATTCTATTTACCTTTCTACTTATCAGCAAGAGGCAAGTTACCAAATACTTCTGATATAATAAGACTTATTCTAAGGGATAAAGTTATTCACAATTATTACAGTGGGTATAAATTCCAAAGAAAAGTGGAAAAACTAAGTCCTGAAAAACAAAAAGAAATGAAAGAATTTGTTTTCGACTTGTTATACAAATTAATTGACTTAGAAAAAAAATATTTGATCGAGTTGTATGATGGTTTTGGGTTAGCTGATGATGCTATAAGATTTAGTGTGTATAACGCAGGGAAATTTTTACAAAATTTAGGATACGATTCACCTTTCACAGAAGAAGAAACAAGAATTGAACCAGAAATATTTACTCAATTATCAGCAAGAACTGATGAGAACCATGACTTTTTCTCAGGAAATGGTTCTTCATATATTATGGGTGTGACTGAAGAGACAATTGATGAGGATTGAGAGTTTTAA
- a CDS encoding PAT1 family protein: MYTNPFERMRKQKENDEKAKMEAAKEKEKYSKLGAQMGFTQEKGLMPSFIKNIIDDSPKLSVPPFGMSMNNFDTNNSNVSNQPQSSSFGSSMPQTSQRPQNLNQFSPQIPEGSTNQPQSSSFGSSMPQTSQRSQNLNQFSPQIPEGSTNQPQSSSFGSSMPQTSQRPQNLNQFSPQIPGGSTNQHQWSSFGSSMPQTSQRPQNLNQFNDATENLKNNSSQQYMRNSYLNPPENIGVKEPQIEFPKSPLSTINLNSEEKNISKLKNAKQLKLEDLNKIVKRNYMELSDLANNLNNNNTKGQFYMLIGEDVRVHLTTKKFLDKLDLDKNVELDMQEIKLYGSPYLYLLKQIIGYLPEVSLDDKRVLWERTSLFLAATHYGKTGLDIDDLMEELDLFDPIGSIKEEFKAIFEDYNLKEKVIPLTLVGFEEIGFEFITEIIQFVRLLFKKVWQVKFVFEINKSTYQLMQDSEDHHKILDQMDAIVFEKSMEAVVKSVEAEVLDYANISIDNDDLESLTKFDNLFENRFQSSIVENNISQSNNATVQGFEAAWEETEDEIVVPEFFNAPSYDNYDENKNMMENDFSSSSPPSSNYNSFFDETIELQKETKDEYVESAPFVRERPVSMVKSYGVQQQMNPNIDINYKNEDIQDVQSESYFMSKPSFKNETLQNSIADQEVPELDSNIRIRVDLNIKRREEEQKAQEKKEEEQKNIRLSDVEFNPAILADDSNSPIYRRTEPTFNIANSPFARRVVSNDPRSKDEIENGLEKMAQQFSQKQNININDNIHMNNNNNNQSSIKIGGNWTNINRGN, from the coding sequence ATGTATACAAATCCATTTGAAAGAATGAGAAAGCAGAAAGAAAATGATGAAAAAGCAAAAATGGAAGCTGCTAAAGAAAAAGAAAAGTATTCAAAACTGGGAGCTCAAATGGGTTTCACACAAGAAAAAGGATTGATGCCTTCTTTTATTAAAAATATAATAGATGACTCTCCTAAATTGTCTGTACCACCTTTTGGTATGTCAATGAATAATTTTGATACAAATAATTCAAATGTATCTAATCAACCCCAATCATCAAGTTTTGGAAGTAGTATGCCTCAAACATCTCAAAGACCACAAAACCTAAATCAATTTAGTCCACAAATTCCTGAAGGTTCTACTAATCAACCCCAATCATCAAGTTTTGGAAGTAGTATGCCTCAAACATCTCAAAGATCACAAAACCTAAATCAATTTAGTCCACAAATTCCTGAAGGTTCTACTAATCAACCCCAATCATCAAGTTTTGGAAGTAGTATGCCTCAAACATCTCAAAGACCACAAAACCTAAATCAATTTAGTCCACAAATTCCTGGAGGTTCTACTAATCAACACCAATGATCAAGTTTTGGAAGTAGTATGCCTCAAACATCTCAAAGACCACAAAACCTAAATCAATTTAATGATGCGACTGAGAATTTAAAAAATAACTCATCACAACAATACATGAGAAACTCCTATTTAAATCCACCTGAAAATATTGGTGTAAAAGAACCGCAAATTGAGTTTCCAAAATCACCGCTAAGCACAATTAACCTAAATAGTGAAGAAAAAAACATCTCTAAATTGAAAAATGCGAAACAATTAAAGTTGGAAGATTTAAATAAAATTGTAAAAAGAAACTATATGGAGTTGAGTGATCTTGCAAATAACTTAAATAACAATAATACAAAAGGTCAATTCTATATGCTTATTGGTGAAGATGTTCGAGTACACTTGACTACTAAAAAATTTCTAGACAAGCTTGATTTAGATAAAAATGTTGAGCTGGACATGCAAGAAATAAAATTATATGGCTCACCTTACTTGTATTTGTTGAAACAAATAATTGGTTATTTACCAGAAGTATCTTTGGATGACAAAAGAGTTTTATGAGAAAGAACTTCATTATTCTTGGCGGCAACTCACTATGGAAAAACAGGTTTAGATATTGATGACCTTATGGAAGAACTCGATTTGTTTGACCCTATTGGTTCTATAAAAGAAGAGTTTAAAGCTATATTTGAAGATTACAACTTAAAAGAAAAAGTTATTCCATTGACACTTGTAGGATTTGAAGAAATTGGTTTCGAGTTTATCACTGAGATTATTCAATTTGTAAGACTTTTATTTAAAAAAGTTTGGCAAGTTAAGTTCGTTTTCGAAATTAATAAGTCAACTTATCAACTAATGCAAGACTCTGAAGACCATCATAAAATTTTAGATCAAATGGATGCTATAGTTTTTGAAAAATCTATGGAGGCAGTTGTTAAAAGTGTTGAAGCAGAAGTCTTAGATTATGCAAATATTAGTATAGATAACGATGATTTAGAAAGCTTAACAAAATTTGATAATTTATTTGAAAATAGATTTCAAAGCTCTATTGTAGAGAATAACATTTCTCAATCAAATAATGCAACAGTACAAGGCTTTGAAGCTGCATGAGAAGAAACTGAGGATGAAATTGTAGTTCCAGAATTCTTTAATGCTCCAAGCTATGATAATTACGATGAAAATAAAAATATGATGGAAAATGACTTTAGTAGCTCATCACCACCAAGCTCAAACTATAATAGCTTCTTTGATGAAACAATAGAGCTACAAAAAGAAACAAAAGATGAATATGTTGAATCGGCTCCATTTGTAAGGGAAAGACCAGTTTCAATGGTTAAAAGTTACGGGGTGCAACAACAAATGAATCCAAACATTGATATTAATTATAAAAACGAAGACATTCAAGATGTTCAAAGTGAATCATATTTTATGAGTAAACCTAGTTTCAAAAATGAAACACTTCAAAACTCAATTGCTGATCAAGAAGTTCCCGAACTAGATTCAAATATAAGAATAAGAGTTGATTTGAACATAAAAAGAAGAGAAGAAGAACAAAAAGCTCAGGAGAAAAAAGAAGAAGAACAAAAAAATATTAGACTGAGCGATGTTGAGTTTAATCCAGCTATATTAGCAGATGATTCAAACTCACCAATTTATAGAAGAACCGAACCAACATTCAACATAGCTAACTCACCATTTGCAAGACGAGTTGTCAGCAATGACCCAAGAAGCAAAGATGAGATTGAAAATGGACTTGAAAAAATGGCCCAACAATTTTCACAAAAACAAAATATCAATATAAATGACAACATACATATGAACAACAATAACAATAACCAAAGTTCTATCAAAATTGGTGGTAACTGAACAAACATAAACAGGGGGAATTAG
- a CDS encoding L-threonylcarbamoyladenylate synthase, with product MVLLNEEQIKRAINLLIKNDVIILPTDTIYGLSARAITDNQNKINNMKKSELNKPLIILVANVEQAKRFIDLTKEANDLLNSKEPTTVISKLKDSQTTYAIRLVKRDDIKEIITKVGPIYSTSVNISDEPHLKNKKDLEEFIDMDHCFFTENLENSPSNIVDLILNKKKR from the coding sequence ATGGTATTACTAAATGAAGAACAAATTAAAAGGGCAATAAATTTACTAATTAAGAACGATGTTATTATTTTACCAACTGATACAATTTATGGTTTAAGTGCTAGGGCAATCACTGATAACCAAAATAAAATAAACAACATGAAAAAAAGTGAATTAAATAAGCCTTTAATAATTTTGGTTGCTAATGTGGAACAAGCTAAGCGGTTTATTGACCTTACTAAAGAAGCGAATGACTTATTAAATTCTAAAGAACCAACAACAGTAATTTCTAAGTTGAAAGACTCACAAACAACTTATGCAATAAGACTTGTTAAAAGAGACGATATTAAAGAAATAATAACAAAAGTAGGACCTATTTATTCTACAAGCGTAAATATTTCTGATGAACCACACTTAAAAAATAAGAAAGATTTAGAAGAATTTATAGATATGGATCATTGTTTTTTTACTGAAAATTTAGAAAATAGCCCATCAAATATAGTTGATTTAATCTTAAATAAGAAAAAAAGGTAG
- the prmC gene encoding peptide chain release factor N(5)-glutamine methyltransferase, which translates to MNAHKLYLKYYEVFDKTSFREILIYIKKNSDFNSFGQINLNESELDSFFIILKKFQNHIPLAYILGYKFFYKNEFIVNKNVLIPRFESELLIEETLKYEIKNKKVIDICCGSGCIGISLKLAEPSIKLFLTDISSKALEVTKQNLEKFDIKADVYLGDFLEPIFDKKVVPDFILINPPYIAYDDNNVDIKTLKYEPKKALFTEENGLKFYKLLEQNIVKLYKLNPKIVIICEFGYEQKQAIESIFKHLSVKYNVEFKKDYFNNWRYFVINSKELHEK; encoded by the coding sequence ATGAACGCTCATAAACTATATTTAAAGTATTATGAAGTGTTTGATAAAACTTCATTTAGAGAAATTCTTATTTATATCAAAAAAAATAGTGACTTTAATTCTTTTGGACAAATAAATTTAAATGAATCAGAATTAGATTCTTTTTTTATTATCTTAAAAAAGTTTCAAAATCATATACCTTTAGCATATATATTAGGATATAAGTTTTTTTATAAAAATGAATTTATAGTTAATAAAAACGTTTTGATACCTAGGTTTGAATCAGAACTATTGATTGAAGAAACTCTCAAATATGAAATCAAAAATAAAAAAGTGATTGACATTTGTTGTGGTTCGGGTTGCATTGGTATAAGTTTGAAACTAGCTGAACCATCAATTAAATTATTTTTAACAGACATATCTTCTAAAGCCTTGGAGGTCACAAAGCAAAATTTGGAAAAATTTGATATAAAAGCTGATGTTTACCTAGGAGATTTTTTGGAACCTATTTTTGATAAAAAAGTTGTACCTGATTTTATCTTAATTAATCCACCATACATTGCTTATGATGATAACAATGTGGATATAAAAACATTAAAGTATGAACCGAAAAAAGCATTATTTACAGAGGAAAATGGATTAAAATTTTACAAATTGCTAGAACAAAATATAGTTAAACTTTATAAATTAAACCCAAAAATTGTAATTATATGTGAATTTGGTTATGAACAAAAACAAGCAATAGAAAGCATTTTTAAACATTTGAGTGTAAAATATAATGTAGAATTTAAAAAAGACTACTTTAATAATTGACGCTATTTTGTCATAAATAGCAAGGAGTTACATGAAAAATAA
- the prfA gene encoding peptide chain release factor 1, whose translation MNKKTIEALDVILKRVETIDLELQKDDTLKDIKLMTVLNKERASLEEKANKYIEYKKVEADINDAKEVLDKEKDPELRDLAKMQLEEANIQIEKIEQELELLLLPKDINDDKNVIFEIRGAAGGDEANIFAGDLFRMYSKFAEKNNWKIDVLDQNESTAGGFSQISFMVKGENVYSKMKFESGGHRVQRVPKTESKGRIQTSTATVAVLPEISDVEVEIKASDLRIDTYRSSGAGGQHVNTTDSAVRITHIPTGIVAASQDGRSQHDNKDKAMTMLRARVYEAELEKQNSEAANMRKNAVGSGARSEKIRTYNYAQNRVTDHRINLSLNKLDQVMEGNIDELITELINNAQKELIAQQIEQSS comes from the coding sequence ATGAACAAAAAAACAATTGAAGCACTTGATGTTATTTTAAAAAGAGTTGAGACAATTGATTTGGAATTACAAAAAGATGACACTCTTAAAGACATTAAGTTAATGACTGTTCTTAATAAGGAAAGAGCAAGCTTAGAAGAAAAAGCTAACAAATATATAGAATATAAAAAAGTAGAAGCAGATATTAATGATGCTAAGGAAGTTTTGGATAAAGAAAAAGATCCCGAATTGAGAGACTTAGCAAAAATGCAATTAGAAGAAGCAAATATCCAAATTGAAAAAATAGAACAAGAACTTGAGTTATTATTACTTCCAAAAGATATTAATGATGACAAAAACGTTATTTTTGAAATTAGGGGGGCAGCTGGTGGAGACGAAGCAAATATTTTTGCTGGTGATTTATTTAGAATGTACTCTAAGTTTGCTGAAAAAAATAATTGAAAAATAGATGTTTTAGACCAAAATGAATCCACAGCAGGTGGTTTTAGTCAAATATCTTTTATGGTAAAAGGTGAAAACGTTTATTCTAAAATGAAGTTTGAATCAGGTGGACACAGAGTACAAAGAGTACCTAAAACAGAATCTAAAGGAAGAATTCAAACATCTACAGCAACCGTTGCTGTTTTACCAGAAATTAGTGATGTAGAAGTTGAAATTAAAGCATCTGATTTAAGAATTGATACATATAGATCTAGTGGGGCAGGTGGACAGCACGTTAACACAACAGATTCAGCTGTTAGAATTACACATATACCCACAGGAATTGTTGCAGCATCACAAGATGGAAGAAGTCAACATGATAATAAAGATAAAGCTATGACAATGTTAAGAGCACGTGTTTACGAGGCTGAACTGGAAAAACAAAACTCAGAAGCTGCTAATATGCGTAAGAATGCGGTTGGGTCAGGTGCTCGTAGTGAAAAAATTAGAACGTATAACTATGCACAAAATAGAGTAACTGACCATAGAATTAACTTGAGTTTAAATAAATTAGACCAAGTTATGGAAGGTAATATTGACGAATTAATTACAGAATTGATTAATAACGCACAAAAAGAATTAATAGCTCAACAAATTGAACAATCAAGCTAA
- a CDS encoding thymidine kinase has translation MSYRINPNSKRGWIELITGCMFAGKTEEFIRRLKRYEYAKQKVLVFKPAMENRYSKDNVTSHSGLELPAIRVKNSNELREHVFRDKDVKIIGVDEVQFLDTDIVDVLSEIADKGIIVVANGLDKDYRNDPFQNVDKLLVQAEYVDKLTSICYVCGGNASRTQRIVGGVPAKADEPLVLLSANEKYEARCRHCYIKPE, from the coding sequence ATGAGCTATAGAATTAATCCAAATAGCAAAAGGGGCTGAATTGAACTTATAACTGGTTGTATGTTTGCTGGTAAAACAGAAGAGTTCATCAGAAGACTTAAAAGGTATGAATATGCAAAACAAAAAGTTTTAGTTTTTAAACCAGCTATGGAAAATAGATATTCAAAAGATAATGTAACTTCTCACTCAGGATTAGAATTACCAGCAATAAGGGTGAAAAATAGCAATGAGTTGAGAGAGCATGTGTTTAGAGACAAAGATGTAAAAATAATAGGTGTAGATGAGGTTCAATTCCTAGATACAGATATAGTGGATGTTTTATCAGAAATCGCAGATAAAGGAATTATCGTAGTTGCGAATGGATTGGATAAAGATTATAGAAATGATCCATTTCAAAATGTAGATAAATTATTAGTACAAGCGGAATATGTTGATAAGCTAACATCAATTTGTTATGTATGTGGTGGAAACGCTAGTAGAACACAAAGAATTGTTGGAGGTGTTCCTGCAAAGGCGGATGAACCACTTGTACTTTTATCAGCAAACGAAAAATATGAAGCTAGATGTAGACATTGTTACATAAAACCAGAATAA
- a CDS encoding DHH family phosphoesterase produces MISTEQSNLLIQKINEYENIIIAKHVQPDWDAQGSAIGLKDIIENNFKNKNVYIVGSIINKKNESFEDESKLTDEIIKNSILITVDTGNFARVDFEYKELVKEIFKLDHHPDAEEYSQNKVVDDSAIACTQVITSWAMMNNFKLSLHGATHLYYGLITDSGRFLFEKTNAETFNVAKYLVECGVDIIKVYEDIYIRDFKVAKWLSYAFSKAVLVDNYPIAYILIDEEDYKNFDLLEWQYKLAQSTMANIKEINIWFIAYESKDDNLIKVSIRSRSYSINEVAALHNGGGHRLAAGAKLNNWSEIENIVKDLKKLVDNQL; encoded by the coding sequence ATGATTTCAACAGAACAATCAAATTTATTAATACAAAAAATAAATGAATACGAAAACATAATTATTGCAAAACATGTTCAGCCAGATTGAGATGCGCAAGGGAGTGCGATTGGATTAAAAGATATAATTGAAAACAATTTTAAAAACAAAAACGTCTACATTGTTGGTTCAATAATAAACAAAAAAAATGAATCATTTGAAGATGAATCAAAACTTACCGACGAAATAATCAAGAATTCTATTTTGATAACTGTTGACACAGGTAATTTTGCAAGAGTAGACTTTGAATATAAAGAATTAGTTAAAGAGATTTTTAAATTGGATCATCACCCAGACGCGGAAGAATATTCTCAAAATAAAGTTGTTGATGATAGTGCAATAGCTTGTACACAAGTAATTACTTCTTGAGCAATGATGAATAATTTTAAATTAAGCTTACATGGTGCAACTCATCTTTATTATGGTTTGATAACGGATTCTGGAAGATTTTTATTTGAAAAAACAAATGCAGAAACTTTCAATGTTGCAAAATATTTGGTTGAATGTGGAGTTGACATCATAAAGGTATATGAAGATATATATATACGTGATTTTAAAGTAGCAAAATGATTATCTTATGCTTTTAGTAAAGCTGTACTAGTTGATAATTACCCTATTGCATATATATTAATTGATGAAGAAGATTATAAAAATTTTGATTTATTAGAATGACAATATAAATTGGCACAATCAACTATGGCTAATATAAAGGAAATAAATATATGATTTATTGCTTATGAATCTAAGGACGATAATCTCATAAAAGTTTCTATTAGATCACGCAGTTACTCAATCAATGAAGTTGCTGCGCTTCATAATGGTGGTGGGCATAGGCTTGCTGCCGGAGCAAAATTAAATAATTGAAGCGAAATTGAAAATATTGTAAAAGACCTTAAAAAATTGGTAGATAATCAACTATAA
- the rpmE gene encoding 50S ribosomal protein L31 encodes MPKLDIHPKYFETKFVCTTCSNEFMSGSTRGEEVRVDTCSNCHPFYTGKQSFANAEGRVEKFKEKFVKQEAMAAQKKAISEAQKQENAKKAKDKK; translated from the coding sequence ATGCCAAAATTAGATATACATCCAAAATATTTTGAAACTAAGTTTGTTTGTACTACTTGCTCTAATGAATTTATGTCAGGATCAACTAGAGGTGAAGAAGTGAGAGTAGATACTTGCTCAAACTGTCACCCATTCTACACAGGTAAACAATCTTTTGCAAATGCAGAGGGTAGAGTAGAGAAGTTTAAGGAAAAATTTGTTAAACAAGAAGCTATGGCAGCGCAAAAAAAAGCTATTAGTGAAGCACAAAAACAAGAAAATGCAAAAAAAGCAAAAGACAAAAAATAG